The Caulobacter sp. FWC2 region CGCTACTACACCTACACCAACGACCAGGGCTTCGGCGGCTACACGACCTTCGACCTGGGCGTCAGCTACCGGTTCAACCCGGTCGGCTTCATGAAGGGCGCCAAGGCGTCGCTGAACGTCACCAACCTGACGGGTGAGCGCCACGCGGCCAACTTCGACAGCAGCGTGTTCGCCCCGGACGACGCGGCGGGCAGCATCCTGGTGTTCCACTCGTCCGCCCCGCGCCAGGTGTTCGGCACGATCGGGTTTGAGTTCTAAGCGCGCTTACAGCGCTGCGCTAAATCAGGCTCTTCCCCAGCGATGGGGGAGAGCCTTTTACTTTGCGGGCTCCATCAAGGCGCGAGCCACGCCGTTGGTCCAGCCGAAGCCGTCCTGGGTGGGATACTCCCCGCCCCCGCCGGCCTTGGCCTCCTCGACGTCGTACTTCTCCAGCATCTTGCCGCTGGCCTGGTATTCGCGCTCGACCGTGGCCAGCCAGCGTTTGGCGATCTCGGCGGCCAAGGCGTCCTCGCCGTAGCGGCGCAGCCCCGAGGCCGCGACCCACTGCAACGGCGCCCAGCCATTGGGCGTGTCCCACTGCTGGCCGGTGCGGACGGTGGTGGTGCGCAGGCCGCCGGGGGCCAGGAGTTCGTCCCAGGCCTTTTGGGCGACGATGTGGGCCTTGCGCGCGTCCGTCGCGCCGACGAACAGCGGATAGACGGTCGCCGCGCTCAGGTGATCCAGGCGCTGGCCGGTCTTCCACTGATAGTCGAGGAAGGCGCCCTTCGCGGCGTCCCACAGATAGAAATCGATCGCCTCGGCGCGGGCGAAGGCGCGGTCGTCGAATTCCTTTTCGCAGGCCTTGTCTGCCAGCTTCGCGCAGCCCCTGGCGATCGCCTTCTCCAGACCGAACATCAGGCTGTTGAGATCGACGGGGAGGATCGCGGTGGTCTGGATCGTCGACAGGCTCGCGCCGTCGGCCATCCAGCGCGAGGAATAGTCCCAGCCGCTCTCGGCCCCGGCCCGCAGGTCGCGGAAGACCTCGGCCGGCGGACGACCGCTCTTGAGGGCGGTCTCCAGGTCCTCGCGGTAGGACTCGTCGCGCGGCGTCGCGCGATCATCCCAGTAGCGGTTGAGGACGACGCCCTTGGCGACGGCGACCACGCGGCGGTGCGCCTGGCCGGGCTTCAGGTCCTTCTCGCCCTCCATCCAGAAGGCGTGCTCGCGCCGCATCAGGTCGACGCGGGCCTTGATCAGCTTGGGGTCCGTGGCGCGGGACAACCCGACCATGGCGAAGAAGAACGGCGGCTGCGAGCGGCTCAGATAATAGGTCCGCGCGCCGTTGGGGATATGTCCGTAAGCCGTTATCAGGGCTCCGAAATCATCGATCATGCTCTCGACCAGATCGTCGCGGCCGTCGGCCTTCAGGCCCAGCATCGTGAAGTAGCTGTCCCAGTAGTAGATCTCGCGGAAGCGCCCGCCGGGCACGACGAAAGGCTTGTCCATGGCCAGGGCCGAGCCGCCCGCCACGGGCTTGACCGGCGGCCGGGTCAGGTGCGGCCAGAGGGCGGCGATATGGGCCTTGATCGGCGGTCGCGCGGCGCTGGGCCTGGGCGCGGCGCCAGCCTCGGGAACCACGAAGTTGGCGCTGACGAAGCGCTTCAGCTCGGCGTCGCTAAACCTTGAATGGGCGCGATAATCGGCCAGGATCTTCGCTGGGGCGCGCCTCGGGACCGCATCGACGAAGGTCTTGCCGTCGGGAAAGATCCGCCGCGTCTGAACCTGATGGAAGAGGTCCTGATAAGTGTCCGCCGGCGTTGGGATTTTTGCCGCGCTTTGGGCCGCGTCCTGAGCCTGAGCTGTCGAGGCCAGGGTCAGGGCGGCAAGCGTCGCGGCGATCAGACGGACCATGCAGGACCTCAACTCAAATCAATCAAGCCGTCTCCCCGGCCTTCGCCGGGGAGATCGGGGTCGGGTTAAGGCTTAGAAATTATACCCCACCGACAGCCGCACCGACCGACCCAGGATCGGGCGGGCGTTGGCGCCGCTGGTGGAACGTGGATCGCCCTCGGTCAGGCCATGGCTGTCGGTCAGATTGTCGGCGGCCACCTGGACGCTGAAGTCGCCAACGTTGAAGATCGCGCCCAGGTCGACCTTGGTATAGCCCTTGAGCTTCTGGGTGTTGGCGTTGTCGCCCCAGCGATCGTCGACCGCGCTGACCGTGCCGTAGAACGTGGTCGCCACCGAACCCAGCTGGACGTCATAGCTGGGCGTGAAGCGGATCTGCCAGTCGGGCTGGCGCTGGGCGCTCTTGCCCTGGTTGGCCGGAATCGAGGATTTCTTGATCTCGGTCTTCTGCAGCGTGCCGTTCAGGGCCAGCGACAGGCCGAAGTCCGAGCGCCAGCGGCCGTCCAGCTCCAGGCCGTGGGCCTTGTTGGAGTTGGTCTCCAGCGTGCCGCCGACATCGGCGAACTTGGCCCCGTCGAAGGTGTTGGCGAAGCCCGTGGCGTAGAGCTCGAACGGGCCCGAGCGCAGCTTGTAGCCCAGCTCGTACTGCTTGACGCTCAGGGTGTCGGTCAGGTTTTCGCGGAAGTTGTCGAAGCTGGGGAACTTGTAGCCCTTGGAGTAGCGGGCGAACACGCCGGACATTTCGTTGAGGTCGTAGTTCAGGCCGACCGTGTACGAGGTCTTGGACTGGCTGTAGTCGACGGTGCGAAGGGCCAGGCCGTCCGGATAGCCGTTGCCGTCGTCGACCACATAGTCGGTCTGGAATTTCTCGCGGCGCACCCCGACGTCCAGGCGCAGCGGCTCGATGATCTGCCAAGAGTCGGCCAGGTAGACGGCGTTGACCTTGCCGTCGCCGTTCGACAGCAGGCCATAGGCCCAGCAGCCCGAGCCGCTGCCTGCCGTCGTCAGGTTGGCGCACGAGACGTTGGCGGCCAGGTAGTCGCCATTGGCCTTCACCTGCATCGGCTTGAAGTTGCCGATGGTCCAGAAGTCGTCCGACGAGAAGCTGGAGGCGTAGTAGCCGGCCGAGATCGAGTGAGCGCCGACCTTCTTGTTGATGCTGAAGTCGTTGGTCAGGGCCTGAATCTGCTTCTCGACGATCCACGCGCCCCAGTTCTGCACGTAGTCGCCGGTCCCCAGGGCCGTGCCGCCTCGGGTGCGCACCGGGCCGCCGATCACGGTGGCTACCGAGGCGGCCGTCACCGCCCCGCCGTCGGGCACCAGGCCATAGGTGTTGGCGTCGCCCTTGGTGAAGCTGAAGCGGTCTCGGATCGTCCAGCCATCGCCGAAGTCATGCTCGAAGCTGCCGCCGGCCACATAGCCCTTCCAGCCCCGGCCATCGGCCAGGTCGAAGCTGCGGGTCGCGCCATTGGCGTGGACCTGCAGGGTCTGCTGGCGCGAAAGCTCGCCCAGCTGGGTGTATTCGCCCTTGTCGATGCCGGGCACATTGATCGCGAACGGCAGATACCAGGCGCCGTGGTCGTCGGTGAAGCGGGCGTAGAGATTGACCTTGCCGTGCTCCAGCCGCTTGGTCAGGTTGACCGTGAACTGCTGGCCCTTCTCGTTGTCGAACTGGGTGTCGCGCACGCCCGGCGAGCGGGTCACGTAGCCGCCGGCCATGAAATAGAGGTCGTCGGCCAGCTTGCCGCTCATCACCCCGTCGATCCGGCGCAGGCCGTAGTCGGAGGTCGTGGCCTTGACCAGACCCTTGGTCTGCTCGCCGCCTTCCTTGAGCATGAAGTTGGTCGTCAGGCCCGGCTGGCCGTTCGAGAAGATCGGGTTGGGACCGCCGCGCAGGGCTTCCATCCGCGAGATCGTCTCGTCGACGCGGAAGATCGACGAGTTTTCCAGGAACGACAGGGTTGAGGGCGGATAGATCGGCGCGCCCTGCAGCTGGATGGTCAGGAACTCGGCGTCGCCGGTGGCGGGAAAGCCGCGCACGAAGACGT contains the following coding sequences:
- the treF gene encoding alpha,alpha-trehalase TreF translates to MVRLIAATLAALTLASTAQAQDAAQSAAKIPTPADTYQDLFHQVQTRRIFPDGKTFVDAVPRRAPAKILADYRAHSRFSDAELKRFVSANFVVPEAGAAPRPSAARPPIKAHIAALWPHLTRPPVKPVAGGSALAMDKPFVVPGGRFREIYYWDSYFTMLGLKADGRDDLVESMIDDFGALITAYGHIPNGARTYYLSRSQPPFFFAMVGLSRATDPKLIKARVDLMRREHAFWMEGEKDLKPGQAHRRVVAVAKGVVLNRYWDDRATPRDESYREDLETALKSGRPPAEVFRDLRAGAESGWDYSSRWMADGASLSTIQTTAILPVDLNSLMFGLEKAIARGCAKLADKACEKEFDDRAFARAEAIDFYLWDAAKGAFLDYQWKTGQRLDHLSAATVYPLFVGATDARKAHIVAQKAWDELLAPGGLRTTTVRTGQQWDTPNGWAPLQWVAASGLRRYGEDALAAEIAKRWLATVEREYQASGKMLEKYDVEEAKAGGGGEYPTQDGFGWTNGVARALMEPAK
- a CDS encoding TonB-dependent receptor, which translates into the protein MSKSFEQRWLLGASAAVLMALAAPVAAQARAEQAPERTFDIPAQDLSGALRAFGRASGKQLAFDENLTRGKRAPKLKGAYSADEGLTRLLSSSNLVAQPTASGVYAIRERPLLVSASAAGQAAAPATAVEQSRPEEPAQVDEVIVVGTPGGAGIDKLSASFAVTTVNAQDILKASPKSSAELLSLVPGVWVETSGGVAGANVFVRGFPATGDAEFLTIQLQGAPIYPPSTLSFLENSSIFRVDETISRMEALRGGPNPIFSNGQPGLTTNFMLKEGGEQTKGLVKATTSDYGLRRIDGVMSGKLADDLYFMAGGYVTRSPGVRDTQFDNEKGQQFTVNLTKRLEHGKVNLYARFTDDHGAWYLPFAINVPGIDKGEYTQLGELSRQQTLQVHANGATRSFDLADGRGWKGYVAGGSFEHDFGDGWTIRDRFSFTKGDANTYGLVPDGGAVTAASVATVIGGPVRTRGGTALGTGDYVQNWGAWIVEKQIQALTNDFSINKKVGAHSISAGYYASSFSSDDFWTIGNFKPMQVKANGDYLAANVSCANLTTAGSGSGCWAYGLLSNGDGKVNAVYLADSWQIIEPLRLDVGVRREKFQTDYVVDDGNGYPDGLALRTVDYSQSKTSYTVGLNYDLNEMSGVFARYSKGYKFPSFDNFRENLTDTLSVKQYELGYKLRSGPFELYATGFANTFDGAKFADVGGTLETNSNKAHGLELDGRWRSDFGLSLALNGTLQKTEIKKSSIPANQGKSAQRQPDWQIRFTPSYDVQLGSVATTFYGTVSAVDDRWGDNANTQKLKGYTKVDLGAIFNVGDFSVQVAADNLTDSHGLTEGDPRSTSGANARPILGRSVRLSVGYNF